In a single window of the Blastopirellula retiformator genome:
- a CDS encoding type IV pilus twitching motility protein PilT, translating into MTEAAELKEKYLKKKVELEVDKIFRACVKLEGSDLHMKVGRPPIVRINGTLRELNREAIDAEEMVRLLIPLLDERNKKILEENGGADFAHSIDVDGERWRFRVNMLTQLGNLGLVARRISNWIPNFEGLNLPPVMESLCKFDQGMVLLAGVTGSGKSTTIASMLNWINRNYSKHILTLEDPIEFVYTEDKCLINQREIGQDVKNFEIAMGHAVREDPDIILIGEMRDQETFLTAIHAAETGHLVFGTIHASSAPSTIGRILDLFPEEMHGSIRSAIAFNMRGIVAQKLLKSIKPGVGRVPTVEIMTLSPMVQKLILEGKDSKLPDAIRVGKDDGMQDFTMSLKALIDEELIDRETAFAVAPNLEALKMSLKGINVSQPGMV; encoded by the coding sequence GGAAGTCGACAAGATCTTCCGGGCTTGCGTCAAGCTGGAAGGCTCCGACTTGCACATGAAAGTCGGGCGTCCGCCGATCGTTCGAATTAACGGTACGCTGCGCGAATTGAACCGCGAGGCGATTGATGCGGAAGAAATGGTTCGTCTGCTGATCCCGCTGCTGGACGAACGGAATAAGAAAATCCTCGAAGAAAACGGAGGCGCCGACTTCGCGCATTCCATCGACGTCGATGGCGAGCGATGGCGTTTCCGCGTGAACATGCTGACGCAGCTGGGCAATCTCGGATTGGTCGCCCGTCGCATTAGCAACTGGATTCCGAACTTTGAAGGTTTGAATCTGCCGCCGGTGATGGAGTCGCTCTGCAAGTTCGACCAAGGGATGGTGCTGCTGGCGGGGGTGACCGGTTCTGGTAAGAGTACGACGATCGCGTCGATGCTCAATTGGATCAACCGCAACTACTCGAAGCATATTCTGACGCTTGAAGACCCGATCGAATTCGTCTACACCGAAGACAAGTGCCTGATTAATCAGCGCGAGATCGGTCAGGACGTGAAGAACTTTGAAATCGCGATGGGACACGCGGTTCGTGAAGATCCCGACATCATCCTCATCGGCGAAATGCGTGATCAGGAAACGTTCCTCACGGCGATTCACGCGGCGGAAACGGGCCACTTGGTGTTCGGTACGATTCACGCGTCGAGCGCCCCGAGCACCATCGGTCGTATTCTCGACTTGTTCCCCGAAGAAATGCATGGTTCGATTCGTAGCGCCATCGCGTTTAACATGCGGGGCATCGTCGCCCAAAAGCTGCTCAAGTCGATCAAGCCGGGCGTCGGTCGCGTGCCGACGGTCGAGATCATGACGCTGAGCCCGATGGTTCAGAAGTTGATTTTGGAAGGGAAGGACAGCAAGCTGCCCGATGCGATCCGCGTCGGCAAGGACGACGGCATGCAAGATTTCACGATGAGTCTGAAGGCGCTGATCGACGAAGAGTTGATCGACCGCGAGACTGCGTTCGCCGTCGCGCCGAATTTGGAAGCCTTGAAGATGTCGCTCAAGGGCATCAACGTTTCGCAACCTGGTATGGTCTAA
- a CDS encoding ATPase, T2SS/T4P/T4SS family → MLRISSLILIAVVLATVLTGPLYLHAQEGEAAPAAAEPAAAQPAAQASTPAPKPDGLRVNEPGEYGFVNPLFLLMYWALFLCWVYSTTWISQDTEVLKLPQARWVSLNFWPFFLLSWAFVALVPFFLGFPFAIALYAVPLGMYVSKRNALVDPHLRVLTRDHIRFVISRLSGGKMDAERKEPWQMGPRVELIAQGASGETNNANLYNARKASDAYVWVKELVAEVHERRANKILMDYGKDSVQMKYFIDGVWHAGEARDRESSDLMLVLMKLIAALKPEDRRSRQQGTFGANYENAKYTCNISSQGVPTGERVLLEFSGNDRKLATLVELGMREKLLEDVKEAMLASHGMFIFSARPEGGLSTLFSLGIGSTDRLVRDFAGLEKTTSKEPEILNVGLVEYDPAKETQETHLPSLLRKQPDVLVFREIDNAVAMEVLLERAEEKNLVFTSTRAKEAVEAILRVMAIGAEPKAFAKAISASLNMRLCRRLCDKCREPFQPTPQMLQKLGIPAGRVDTLYRAGKPDPEDPKSICTKCGGIGYYGRVGIFEFVKVDDRFRKALMKQPRLETLRAAAKQAGNRTMQEEGILLAVSGVTSLEEIGRALKE, encoded by the coding sequence ATGCTGCGCATCTCTTCGCTGATTCTTATCGCGGTCGTCCTGGCGACCGTTTTAACCGGCCCGCTCTACCTGCACGCACAGGAAGGGGAAGCGGCGCCCGCCGCAGCCGAGCCTGCCGCGGCGCAGCCGGCGGCCCAAGCCTCGACGCCGGCGCCCAAGCCCGACGGATTGCGCGTCAACGAGCCGGGCGAGTACGGCTTCGTCAACCCGCTGTTTTTGCTGATGTACTGGGCGCTATTCCTGTGCTGGGTCTATTCCACCACCTGGATTAGCCAAGACACCGAAGTGTTGAAGTTGCCCCAGGCAAGGTGGGTCTCATTGAACTTCTGGCCCTTCTTTCTGTTGTCCTGGGCGTTTGTCGCGCTGGTGCCGTTTTTTCTCGGCTTCCCCTTTGCGATCGCGCTGTATGCGGTGCCGTTGGGAATGTACGTCTCGAAGCGCAACGCGCTGGTCGACCCGCACCTGCGCGTCTTGACCCGCGATCATATTCGGTTCGTCATCTCGCGACTCAGCGGCGGTAAGATGGACGCCGAGCGGAAAGAGCCGTGGCAGATGGGCCCCCGCGTCGAGTTGATCGCGCAAGGCGCATCAGGCGAAACCAACAACGCCAATCTTTACAACGCCCGCAAGGCGTCGGACGCCTACGTCTGGGTCAAAGAATTGGTCGCCGAAGTGCACGAGCGCCGCGCTAACAAGATCTTGATGGACTACGGCAAAGATTCGGTGCAGATGAAGTACTTCATCGACGGCGTCTGGCATGCCGGCGAAGCCCGCGATCGCGAGTCGAGCGATCTGATGTTGGTGCTGATGAAGCTGATCGCCGCGCTCAAGCCGGAAGATCGTCGTTCTCGCCAGCAAGGAACTTTTGGCGCCAACTACGAGAACGCCAAGTACACCTGCAATATCTCCAGCCAAGGGGTTCCGACCGGTGAGCGAGTCCTGCTCGAGTTCTCCGGCAATGATCGGAAGCTGGCGACGCTGGTCGAGCTGGGGATGCGGGAGAAGCTGCTGGAAGACGTCAAAGAGGCGATGCTCGCTTCGCACGGGATGTTCATCTTTTCGGCGCGTCCCGAAGGCGGTCTGTCGACGCTTTTTTCGCTCGGTATCGGTTCGACCGATCGGCTGGTTCGCGACTTCGCCGGGTTAGAGAAGACGACCAGCAAAGAGCCGGAGATCTTGAACGTCGGCCTGGTCGAGTACGATCCGGCGAAAGAGACGCAAGAGACTCACTTGCCCAGCCTACTGCGGAAGCAGCCCGACGTGCTCGTGTTTCGCGAAATTGACAACGCGGTAGCGATGGAAGTGCTGCTGGAAAGAGCGGAAGAAAAGAACCTGGTCTTTACGTCGACTCGCGCCAAGGAAGCGGTCGAAGCGATCTTGCGGGTGATGGCGATCGGCGCCGAGCCGAAGGCGTTCGCCAAAGCGATCAGCGCCTCGCTCAACATGCGGCTGTGCCGCCGGTTGTGCGACAAGTGCCGCGAGCCGTTTCAGCCGACGCCGCAAATGCTGCAGAAGCTGGGCATTCCGGCGGGACGCGTCGATACGCTCTACCGCGCCGGCAAGCCAGATCCGGAAGATCCGAAGTCGATCTGCACCAAGTGCGGCGGTATTGGCTACTACGGCCGAGTCGGCATTTTCGAGTTTGTGAAAGTTGATGACCGCTTTCGCAAAGCGCTGATGAAGCAGCCACGACTAGAGACCTTGCGAGCCGCCGCCAAGCAGGCCGGCAATCGCACCATGCAGGAAGAAGGAATCTTGCTGGCGGTCAGCGGCGTGACGTCGCTGGAAGAAATTGGTCGCGCTCTTAAGGAATAA
- a CDS encoding DUF4190 domain-containing protein, protein MNEFSSSELAAGNEDLVNYREPSRMAIAALVLGVASVLALLNQIFWFVPIVGVIVALVALRGISKSDHLTGKGIATLGLFLSGVLGAVGVANSLIVTQAIEANATQFAEAWLELAAENPQEAHQLTISAGGRVPLDGNLNVYYSENPKALEEYGIYMENAAVQWLRDHKEPKPSVQFLRVAQIRYDDGRPYATCVFTVTSGEAHRDIAVELGRLAGRKDSGHDYEWYVSNIHFAND, encoded by the coding sequence ATGAACGAATTCTCCTCATCAGAACTCGCCGCCGGAAACGAAGATCTCGTCAATTATCGCGAGCCGAGCCGCATGGCGATCGCCGCCCTTGTGTTGGGCGTCGCTTCGGTGCTCGCGCTCTTGAACCAGATTTTCTGGTTTGTGCCGATCGTCGGCGTGATCGTCGCCCTGGTCGCGCTGCGCGGTATCAGCAAGAGCGATCATCTGACCGGCAAGGGAATCGCCACGCTTGGCTTGTTTCTCTCTGGCGTGCTGGGCGCTGTCGGAGTTGCGAATAGTTTGATCGTCACTCAGGCGATCGAGGCCAATGCGACGCAGTTCGCCGAAGCGTGGCTCGAGTTGGCGGCGGAGAACCCGCAAGAGGCGCACCAACTGACGATCTCGGCCGGAGGTCGCGTGCCGCTCGACGGCAATCTGAACGTCTACTACAGCGAGAATCCGAAAGCGCTCGAAGAATACGGCATATACATGGAGAACGCCGCCGTCCAGTGGCTGCGTGATCACAAAGAGCCGAAGCCGAGCGTTCAATTCCTGCGGGTGGCGCAGATTCGCTATGACGATGGACGCCCCTATGCGACCTGCGTTTTTACGGTGACCAGCGGCGAAGCCCATCGCGACATCGCCGTTGAACTGGGCCGACTGGCCGGCCGCAAAGATAGCGGCCACGACTATGAGTGGTATGTCTCGAACATCCACTTCGCTAACGATTAG
- a CDS encoding sugar phosphate isomerase/epimerase family protein, whose product MFHPLDRRDALRLAGLAGAGVWLGGAASSRAAETPKADKHGIRYCLNMSTIRGQKLPLDQEIEIAAKAGYSGVEPWINKISAYQEAGGSLEDLRKRIADHGMQVESAIGFAQWIVDDEAARKKGLEDARRDMLLVKAIGGTRIAAPPAGATNGAKLDLLTVAERYRALCEVGEEVGITPELELWGFSTNLSRLGEVACVAIEAAHPRSCIMPDVYHIYKGGSDFHGLNVINGAAMPVFHMNDYPADPPRSEINDSYRVFPGDGVAPLTQIIQDLYNGGFRGAFSLELFNAKYWKREPLDVAKEGLAKMKTAVETALG is encoded by the coding sequence ATGTTTCACCCCCTCGATCGACGCGACGCACTTCGTTTGGCTGGCCTGGCTGGCGCCGGCGTCTGGCTGGGCGGTGCGGCGAGCAGTCGCGCCGCCGAAACGCCGAAGGCCGACAAGCACGGCATCCGCTATTGCCTGAACATGTCGACGATTCGCGGTCAGAAATTGCCGCTCGATCAGGAGATCGAAATCGCCGCCAAGGCGGGCTACAGCGGCGTTGAGCCCTGGATCAACAAGATCTCAGCGTACCAGGAAGCCGGCGGCAGCCTGGAAGATCTCCGCAAGCGGATCGCCGATCACGGGATGCAGGTCGAAAGCGCCATCGGCTTCGCCCAGTGGATCGTGGACGACGAAGCTGCCCGCAAGAAGGGGCTGGAAGACGCGCGGCGCGACATGTTGCTGGTCAAAGCGATCGGCGGAACGCGAATCGCCGCTCCGCCGGCCGGCGCAACCAATGGCGCCAAGCTGGATCTGCTGACGGTGGCCGAACGCTACCGGGCGCTCTGCGAAGTGGGAGAAGAAGTCGGCATCACGCCGGAGCTGGAACTGTGGGGCTTTTCGACCAACCTCAGCCGGTTAGGGGAAGTGGCCTGCGTGGCGATCGAAGCGGCTCACCCGCGGTCGTGCATCATGCCCGACGTCTATCACATCTACAAAGGGGGCTCCGACTTCCACGGCCTGAACGTGATCAACGGCGCTGCGATGCCGGTGTTTCACATGAACGACTATCCGGCCGATCCGCCCCGCAGCGAAATCAACGACAGCTACCGCGTCTTCCCTGGCGACGGCGTCGCTCCGCTGACGCAGATCATCCAAGACCTGTACAACGGCGGATTCCGCGGGGCGTTTTCGCTGGAACTGTTCAACGCCAAGTACTGGAAACGAGAACCGCTGGACGTCGCCAAAGAAGGCCTGGCGAAGATGAAGACGGCGGTCGAAACGGCGCTTGGCTAA
- a CDS encoding TerC family protein yields the protein MDAWIEALIALVTLTSLEIVLGIDNIVFIAIISGRLPEEQRPKARKLGLLAALVMRILLLLTISLVMKATFPLFSWTDLGIQLNYLTEHEELNHVSIKDLILFFGGLFLIWKSVREIHEKLEHEPHEESDEPKAAITFSGVITQIVLLDIIFSLDSVITAVGMVKGDIGGVIPGIYVMIAAVIIAVGVMIAFANPISNFVERHPTLKMLALSFLILIGVMLVAEGTGAHFDKGYVYFAMAFALIVEMLNLRVKAVSKKKAALKKEAAEQ from the coding sequence ATGGACGCTTGGATCGAAGCCCTGATCGCCCTGGTTACGCTGACGTCGCTCGAAATCGTCTTAGGGATCGATAACATCGTGTTCATCGCCATTATTTCAGGGCGATTGCCAGAGGAGCAGCGGCCCAAGGCCCGCAAGTTGGGACTGTTGGCGGCGCTAGTGATGCGGATCTTGCTATTGCTGACGATCTCGCTCGTGATGAAAGCGACGTTCCCGTTGTTCAGTTGGACCGATCTTGGGATTCAGCTCAACTATCTGACCGAGCATGAAGAGCTGAATCACGTCTCGATCAAGGATTTGATTCTCTTCTTCGGCGGGTTGTTCTTGATCTGGAAGAGCGTTCGCGAGATTCATGAAAAGCTGGAGCACGAGCCGCACGAAGAGTCGGACGAGCCGAAAGCGGCGATTACCTTCAGCGGGGTGATCACGCAGATCGTGCTGCTCGATATCATCTTTTCGCTCGACTCGGTCATCACGGCGGTCGGGATGGTGAAAGGAGACATTGGAGGCGTCATCCCCGGCATCTACGTGATGATCGCGGCCGTGATTATCGCGGTCGGCGTGATGATCGCCTTCGCTAATCCGATCTCGAATTTTGTTGAGCGGCACCCGACGCTGAAGATGCTGGCCCTCAGCTTCTTAATCTTGATCGGCGTAATGCTGGTCGCCGAAGGAACCGGCGCCCACTTTGATAAGGGCTACGTCTACTTCGCGATGGCCTTCGCGCTGATCGTGGAGATGCTCAACCTGCGGGTGAAAGCGGTGTCGAAGAAGAAAGCCGCGCTGAAGAAAGAAGCGGCCGAGCAGTAG
- the trpC gene encoding indole-3-glycerol phosphate synthase TrpC, with protein MSTILEKIVATKREEIDIAKAQYPEEMLTGLLDQAPPVRDFFAALTAEGPIKLIAEVKKASPSKGLIREDFNPVEIALAYQAAGATCISCLTDEIYFQGSLDYLRDIRQAVDIPVLRKDFILDPYQLLASRIAGADAVLLIAECLDDEALKTLLDGAHELGMTALVELYEPENVTRVLASGAKLIGVNNRDLRTFEVDLHHTVRLRQQIPADKLLVGESGIFTNDDVQMLASGGVNAILVGESLMRQQDIEVAVKTLLGTN; from the coding sequence GTGTCGACCATCCTCGAAAAGATCGTCGCGACCAAACGAGAAGAGATCGACATCGCCAAGGCTCAATATCCAGAGGAGATGCTCACCGGCCTGCTCGACCAGGCGCCGCCGGTGCGCGACTTCTTTGCGGCGTTGACCGCGGAAGGCCCGATCAAACTGATCGCCGAAGTCAAAAAGGCGAGTCCCTCGAAGGGGCTCATCCGCGAAGACTTCAACCCGGTCGAAATCGCGCTCGCCTATCAAGCGGCCGGCGCGACTTGCATCAGCTGCCTGACCGACGAAATCTACTTTCAAGGCTCGCTCGACTATCTCCGCGACATTCGCCAGGCCGTCGACATCCCGGTCCTGCGGAAGGATTTCATCCTTGATCCGTATCAACTGCTCGCATCCCGCATCGCCGGCGCCGACGCCGTCTTGCTGATCGCGGAATGCCTGGATGACGAAGCGCTGAAGACGCTGCTCGACGGCGCTCACGAGCTGGGCATGACCGCCCTGGTCGAGCTGTACGAGCCGGAGAACGTCACCCGCGTGCTGGCCTCGGGCGCCAAACTGATCGGCGTCAACAACCGCGACCTGCGGACCTTTGAGGTCGACCTGCACCACACGGTTCGTCTGCGCCAGCAAATCCCTGCCGACAAACTGCTGGTCGGCGAAAGCGGAATCTTTACCAACGACGACGTGCAGATGCTGGCCAGCGGCGGCGTCAACGCGATCTTGGTCGGCGAGAGCCTGATGCGGCAGCAGGATATCGAAGTGGCGGTAAAGACGCTGCTGGGGACGAACTAG
- the purH gene encoding bifunctional phosphoribosylaminoimidazolecarboxamide formyltransferase/IMP cyclohydrolase, which translates to MNPPIKNAIISVSNKLGLVDFARGLTAHGVTIYSTGGTRNHLDAEGIAVRDVSEYTGFPEMMDGRLKTLHPKIFGGILCRHDRDDDMRAIDQHRIEAFPLVVVNLYPFEATIAKSGVTMAEAIEQIDIGGPSLVRAAAKNHAFTAIASRPEQYAEILAQIDENGSTTFELRQKLAAEAFSHTAAYDRAISDYFASQLAPEAFPATMNLSLKREEILRYGENPHQQAAVYSNPREVGANLVTARKLNGKELSYNNLLDLDSALAIARGLPDCGVSVVKHNNPCGAASSDNIADACRKAMEGDPVSAFGSVLGFNQPVDAAAAEYLATPGLFVEAIAAPSFSAEAVEILTTKPKWKANVRLMQVGEFTDNRPAFQTRWIEGGLLVQGTDIGDDPEAEWSVVTEAKVASELMAELKFAWAVCRFVKSNAIVLCKDRALVGAGAGQMSRVDSVEIAIKKAGQRGPGSVLASDAFFPFPDSIHEAAKAGVAALIQPGGSKRDQEVIDACNEHGLPMIFTSRRHFRH; encoded by the coding sequence TTGAATCCTCCGATCAAGAACGCCATTATCAGCGTCAGCAACAAGCTGGGGCTGGTCGATTTCGCCCGGGGCCTGACTGCCCACGGCGTTACGATCTACTCGACCGGCGGCACCCGTAACCATCTCGACGCGGAAGGAATCGCCGTCCGCGACGTTTCCGAATACACCGGATTTCCGGAAATGATGGATGGTCGCCTGAAGACCCTCCACCCGAAAATCTTCGGCGGCATCCTGTGCCGACACGATCGCGACGACGACATGCGGGCCATCGACCAACACCGGATCGAAGCCTTTCCGCTGGTCGTGGTGAATCTCTACCCGTTCGAGGCGACCATCGCCAAGTCGGGCGTCACGATGGCCGAAGCGATCGAACAGATCGACATCGGCGGGCCGAGCCTAGTCCGAGCGGCGGCCAAGAACCATGCGTTCACGGCGATCGCCTCGCGTCCGGAGCAATACGCCGAGATCCTGGCGCAAATCGACGAAAACGGCAGCACGACGTTCGAGCTTCGCCAGAAGCTTGCCGCCGAAGCGTTCTCGCATACCGCCGCCTATGACCGGGCGATCTCGGATTACTTCGCCTCGCAGCTGGCTCCGGAAGCGTTCCCCGCGACGATGAATCTCTCGCTGAAGCGGGAAGAGATTTTGCGTTACGGCGAGAACCCGCACCAACAAGCGGCGGTCTACAGCAACCCGCGAGAAGTCGGCGCCAACCTGGTGACGGCCCGCAAGCTGAACGGCAAAGAGCTGTCATACAACAACCTGCTCGACCTCGACAGCGCCCTGGCGATCGCCCGCGGTTTGCCCGACTGCGGCGTCAGCGTGGTAAAACACAACAACCCGTGCGGCGCCGCCTCGAGCGACAATATCGCCGACGCATGCCGCAAAGCGATGGAAGGGGATCCGGTCAGTGCGTTCGGCAGCGTGCTGGGCTTCAACCAACCGGTCGATGCGGCGGCGGCCGAGTATCTCGCCACGCCGGGCCTGTTTGTCGAAGCGATCGCCGCCCCCAGCTTTTCGGCCGAAGCGGTCGAGATCTTGACCACCAAGCCGAAATGGAAGGCGAACGTCCGCCTGATGCAGGTGGGCGAATTTACCGACAATCGCCCCGCCTTCCAGACTCGCTGGATTGAAGGGGGCCTGCTGGTTCAAGGAACCGACATTGGCGACGATCCGGAAGCGGAATGGTCGGTCGTGACCGAAGCCAAGGTCGCGTCCGAACTGATGGCCGAATTGAAGTTCGCCTGGGCGGTCTGTCGCTTTGTGAAGTCGAACGCGATCGTGCTCTGCAAGGATCGTGCGCTGGTTGGCGCCGGCGCTGGCCAGATGAGCCGCGTCGATTCGGTCGAAATCGCGATCAAGAAGGCGGGCCAGCGTGGCCCCGGCAGCGTGCTGGCCAGCGACGCGTTCTTCCCGTTCCCCGACTCGATCCACGAAGCCGCCAAAGCCGGCGTCGCCGCGCTGATTCAGCCGGGCGGATCAAAGCGTGACCAGGAAGTGATCGACGCCTGCAACGAGCATGGCCTGCCGATGATCTTCACCAGCCGCCGTCACTTCCGCCACTAA